The following are encoded in a window of Lacinutrix sp. WUR7 genomic DNA:
- a CDS encoding zinc ribbon domain-containing protein — translation MKNINYHCPKCNNDSYTVGQMQATGGTFSKIFDVQSQKFTSLTCNKCTYTEFYKAKTSALSNIFDLFTN, via the coding sequence ATGAAAAACATTAACTATCATTGTCCGAAATGTAATAACGATTCCTATACCGTAGGACAAATGCAAGCTACAGGTGGCACTTTTTCTAAAATTTTTGATGTACAATCGCAAAAATTCACCTCTCTAACTTGTAATAAATGTACGTATACAGAGTTTTACAAAGCAAAAACCAGTGCATTGAGCAATATTTTTGATTTATTTACAAACTAG
- the folB gene encoding dihydroneopterin aldolase has protein sequence MGIIKVENIRVFANHGCLTEETKIGSDYRVDIKVKADLQKSASTDDLKDTVDYVFLNKVVREEMAIPSHLLESVAKRILRRVLKESRLVSIATVTVSKINPPIGGDVEMVTIEITEKRKK, from the coding sequence ATGGGAATAATTAAAGTAGAAAACATTCGTGTATTTGCAAATCATGGTTGCTTAACCGAAGAGACAAAAATTGGAAGTGATTATCGCGTAGATATCAAAGTGAAAGCCGATTTACAAAAAAGTGCAAGTACAGATGATTTAAAAGACACTGTAGATTATGTGTTTTTAAATAAAGTAGTTCGTGAAGAAATGGCGATACCTTCGCATTTATTAGAAAGCGTTGCAAAACGTATTTTAAGACGTGTGTTAAAGGAATCTAGATTAGTTAGCATAGCTACAGTTACGGTAAGTAAAATAAACCCTCCAATTGGTGGAGATGTGGAAATGGTAACCATTGAAATTACTGAAAAAAGAAAAAAGTAA